Proteins from a genomic interval of Thermoanaerobacterium thermosaccharolyticum DSM 571:
- a CDS encoding UDP-N-acetylmuramyl pentapeptide phosphotransferase, translating into MASLFFFTISLLLMTIIQKFIFQILDKDVCLKPNYKKILIPVCGGIAFVPTIFFSSMILTLIGFYDSKMPIYLLSIILMSYVGLIDDLLGDRSVTGLKGHIKSLLHLKLTTGGLKAITGLIVSLYISINLSNRIIDILVNTIVISLFTNFLNLLDLRPGRACKVFLFFSILFLIAGSGGPQLLMIVLGSVMAFLPLDLKGKIMLGDTGSNILGLTLGISSVLLFNFNVRLIIMIFLILVHFVTEKYSLTKIIEGNRFLNFLDMIGRGRD; encoded by the coding sequence GTGGCTTCCTTATTCTTTTTTACTATTTCTTTATTATTAATGACAATAATACAAAAATTTATTTTTCAAATTTTAGACAAAGATGTTTGTTTAAAACCAAATTATAAAAAAATTTTAATTCCCGTTTGTGGTGGTATTGCATTTGTACCAACAATTTTTTTTAGCAGTATGATTTTAACATTAATTGGTTTCTATGACAGTAAAATGCCTATTTATTTGCTTTCGATAATTTTGATGTCTTATGTTGGATTGATTGATGATTTATTAGGAGATCGAAGTGTAACCGGATTAAAAGGACACATAAAATCATTGCTTCATCTAAAATTAACTACCGGTGGTCTAAAAGCGATAACTGGGCTTATTGTATCGTTATACATAAGTATAAATTTAAGCAACAGAATAATTGATATATTGGTAAATACAATAGTAATATCATTATTTACTAATTTTTTAAATTTACTAGATTTAAGACCAGGAAGAGCATGTAAAGTATTTTTATTTTTCTCAATATTATTTTTAATAGCGGGTTCAGGAGGTCCACAGCTTTTGATGATAGTTTTAGGTTCAGTGATGGCTTTTTTGCCGCTGGATTTAAAAGGAAAGATTATGCTTGGCGATACTGGTTCTAATATTCTAGGGCTTACATTAGGAATATCAAGTGTTTTGTTATTTAATTTCAATGTGAGATTAATTATAATGATATTCTTGATTTTAGTTCACTTTGTTACTGAAAAATATTCTTTAACAAAAATAATTGAAGGGAATAGATTTTTAAATTTTTTAGATATGATTGGCAGAGGACGTGACTAA
- the recN gene encoding DNA repair protein RecN: MILALSIKNIALIEEAEIKFEDGLNILTGETGAGKSIVIDSMMLLLGGRANKDIIRNGTQKATVEGIFLINSHRDLIHNILDEAGIEYEEDDTLIISRDITENGRNYCRVNGRIVSLSFLNKLGTYLVDILGQHEHQFLLDNSKHMSILDNFQDKDFFRIKNMIKDLLEKYNSLNNKLKEFNLDDKEKISRIDLLKYQINEIESANIKPGEEDDLIEKRNILMNSEKLFNYMNESYNLLYKGIEDNTSIVDRLSTVLKNLDTSFRIDKKLEKLKDMVESVLYTLEDCSLQIRDYVENIDFNADNLNEIEKRLDLLNNLKRKYGRTIEEIIKYKEEKNDELLKLLNAEKEINKINEEKEKIMAKIKKLSDELHLKRRNVADFLEKKISTVLSELNMPNTIFKVDIRKKDVPNENGMDDVEFLISTNIGEPLKPLEKIASGGELSRIMLALKTILADFDGISTLIFDEVDTGISGKAAQAVAEKIALISRNHQVICVTHLPQITSMADAHYKITKEVNKDKTYIKIEKLNYEGKIKELSRIISGSIMTDTTYNHSKELIDLAQKYKNSIRQR, encoded by the coding sequence ATGATCCTTGCACTGAGTATAAAAAATATAGCGTTAATTGAAGAAGCCGAGATAAAATTTGAAGATGGTTTAAACATACTTACCGGCGAAACAGGTGCCGGTAAATCTATTGTTATTGATTCAATGATGCTTTTGCTGGGTGGAAGGGCAAACAAAGATATAATACGGAATGGCACTCAAAAGGCAACGGTAGAAGGTATTTTTTTAATAAATTCCCACAGGGACTTAATACATAACATTCTTGATGAAGCTGGTATCGAATATGAGGAAGATGATACTCTAATAATAAGTAGAGATATAACTGAAAATGGAAGAAACTATTGCAGAGTCAATGGTAGAATCGTATCATTATCTTTTTTGAATAAGCTTGGTACGTATTTAGTAGACATTTTGGGGCAGCATGAGCATCAGTTTCTTCTTGATAACAGTAAACATATGTCGATATTAGATAATTTTCAGGATAAAGATTTTTTTAGAATAAAAAATATGATCAAGGATTTGCTGGAAAAATATAATTCTTTAAATAATAAATTAAAAGAATTTAATTTGGATGATAAAGAAAAAATATCAAGGATAGATCTTCTAAAATATCAAATAAACGAAATTGAATCAGCTAACATAAAGCCAGGAGAAGAGGATGATTTAATTGAAAAGCGCAATATATTGATGAACTCTGAAAAACTATTTAATTATATGAATGAGTCGTATAATTTGCTTTACAAAGGTATAGAAGATAATACTTCTATCGTTGATAGACTTAGCACTGTTTTGAAAAATTTAGATACTTCATTTCGAATAGATAAAAAACTTGAAAAATTGAAAGATATGGTTGAAAGTGTCTTATATACATTGGAAGATTGCTCCTTACAAATAAGAGATTATGTAGAAAATATTGACTTTAATGCAGATAATTTAAATGAAATTGAAAAAAGATTGGATTTGTTAAATAATCTTAAAAGAAAATATGGACGAACGATAGAAGAAATAATTAAATATAAAGAGGAAAAAAATGACGAATTGTTAAAATTGTTAAATGCGGAAAAAGAAATTAATAAAATAAATGAAGAAAAAGAAAAAATAATGGCTAAGATAAAAAAATTATCTGATGAATTACATTTAAAAAGAAGAAATGTGGCAGATTTCCTTGAAAAGAAAATCAGTACTGTATTAAGTGAGTTGAATATGCCCAATACAATATTCAAAGTTGATATCAGAAAAAAAGATGTACCAAACGAAAATGGAATGGATGATGTAGAATTTTTGATTTCAACTAACATTGGAGAACCATTAAAACCACTTGAAAAGATAGCATCTGGTGGTGAGCTATCTAGGATAATGTTAGCTCTTAAAACAATTTTAGCAGATTTTGATGGTATTTCAACGTTGATATTTGACGAAGTTGATACGGGAATTAGTGGTAAAGCGGCACAGGCAGTTGCAGAGAAAATAGCTTTAATATCAAGAAATCATCAAGTTATATGCGTTACACATTTGCCACAAATTACTTCTATGGCTGATGCACATTATAAAATTACAAAAGAAGTTAATAAAGATAAAACATATATAAAAATTGAAAAGCTTAATTACGAAGGAAAAATAAAAGAATTATCACGAATAATAAGTGGTTCAATTATGACAGATACTACTTATAATCATTCAAAAGAATTAATTGATTTGGCACAAAAATATAAAAATTCTATAAGACAAAGGTAA
- a CDS encoding DUF3866 family protein yields the protein MIFINKGIVKNIISRRDDISFVEIDVDGVTTKAINYNEITGEINVDDVVYINQTARNLNLGTGGYDFVILNTKYDNINSQKIGHIMKLRYTPMQINVLSVEEQDSPYHDMFNNFKDLDGMPVIVGELHSMLAPTAIVLKKLKPSAKIAYIMSDSACLPISFSNTVSYLKEKNIIDSTITMGHAFGGDFESVNIYSSLICAKEIVKSDVAIVAMGPGIVGTGTKYGFSGIDQASIIDAINKLKGNPILIPRISFNDKRKRHIGISHHTVTVIELLNSSCNMIIPTLKNEKQLILEKQLKENHAFDKVNKYFIDPKIASDILLGVKDLKFTTMGRTINEEKEFFDACGAAAIYCSKLLGID from the coding sequence ATGATTTTTATCAATAAAGGGATTGTGAAAAATATTATATCAAGAAGAGATGATATCAGTTTTGTGGAAATAGATGTAGATGGAGTTACAACGAAAGCAATTAATTATAATGAGATTACTGGTGAAATAAATGTTGATGATGTAGTATACATAAATCAAACAGCGAGAAATTTAAATTTAGGCACAGGGGGCTATGATTTTGTAATTTTAAATACAAAATATGATAATATTAATTCTCAAAAGATTGGACATATAATGAAATTACGATATACGCCCATGCAAATTAATGTATTATCGGTGGAAGAACAAGATAGCCCATATCATGATATGTTTAACAATTTTAAAGACTTAGATGGTATGCCGGTAATCGTTGGTGAACTTCATAGCATGTTAGCTCCAACAGCGATAGTTTTAAAAAAATTAAAGCCATCTGCAAAAATAGCTTATATAATGTCTGATTCAGCCTGCTTACCAATTTCTTTCAGCAATACGGTTAGTTATTTAAAAGAAAAGAATATCATAGACAGTACAATTACTATGGGACATGCATTTGGTGGTGACTTTGAATCTGTCAATATTTATTCATCATTGATATGCGCTAAAGAAATTGTAAAGAGTGATGTAGCCATTGTGGCCATGGGACCCGGTATAGTTGGAACGGGAACAAAGTATGGTTTTTCTGGAATAGACCAAGCCAGTATAATAGATGCAATAAATAAGCTAAAAGGAAACCCAATTTTGATACCACGAATTAGTTTTAATGATAAAAGGAAAAGACATATTGGTATAAGTCATCATACAGTTACTGTAATTGAGCTATTGAATAGCTCTTGTAATATGATTATACCTACATTAAAAAATGAAAAACAATTGATTTTGGAAAAACAATTAAAAGAAAACCATGCATTTGATAAAGTTAATAAATATTTTATCGATCCTAAAATTGCTAGTGATATTTTATTGGGAGTAAAAGATTTAAAATTTACAACAATGGGAAGAACAATCAATGAGGAAAAGGAATTTTTTGATGCATGTGGTGCGGCGGCAATTTATTGTTCTAAATTACTTGGAATTGATTAA
- a CDS encoding endonuclease Q family protein, producing the protein MYYNADLHVHLGRTKNGKPVKITASPSLTVENIFEKCIEKGIDIVGIADCAVPEILEELDDLAKNDVLKQLDGGGLIYKEKIVLQLVCEIEVGGELNGSPHLLCFLKDIESMRAFSNILSKYISNINLSTQKCRLNSVEILKIAKDFDGFVVPAHVFTPYKSYYGSTTDRLSYIFEEYYDEVFAVELGLSSDTYLADMLSELSYKVFLSNSDAHSLQKIGREFNVFDLSCPNFESIKMMLKSRSGIIRNYGLNPALGKYHRTFCLDCCKISNTNPPIHKCAYCNSENVVFGVLDRIYEIKDQKMSHPTFRPEYIYQIPLEFIPGIGSITMKKLFNEVGSEIYILHEAPFEQLKECIGEKLAKNIIDARYGNIKVKAGGGGIYGKII; encoded by the coding sequence TTGTACTACAATGCTGATTTACATGTTCATTTGGGAAGAACGAAGAATGGAAAACCTGTAAAAATTACTGCCTCACCTAGTTTGACAGTAGAAAATATATTTGAAAAATGCATAGAAAAGGGTATAGATATTGTAGGTATCGCGGATTGTGCAGTACCCGAGATTTTAGAAGAGTTAGATGATTTGGCTAAAAATGATGTACTAAAACAGTTAGACGGGGGAGGGCTGATATACAAAGAAAAGATTGTTTTACAATTGGTATGTGAGATAGAGGTCGGTGGTGAGTTAAATGGTTCACCACATTTATTATGTTTCTTAAAAGACATTGAATCCATGAGAGCTTTTTCTAACATATTATCTAAGTATATCAGCAATATAAACTTAAGTACACAGAAATGCAGGCTGAATAGCGTAGAAATATTAAAGATAGCAAAAGATTTCGATGGATTTGTTGTGCCTGCTCATGTATTTACGCCGTATAAAAGTTATTATGGAAGTACGACTGATAGATTAAGTTATATCTTTGAAGAATATTATGATGAAGTCTTTGCTGTAGAACTTGGTTTAAGTTCTGATACATATTTAGCTGATATGCTTAGTGAATTAAGCTACAAAGTTTTTTTAAGCAATTCAGATGCTCATTCGCTGCAAAAAATAGGAAGAGAATTCAATGTTTTTGACTTATCATGTCCTAACTTTGAAAGCATAAAAATGATGCTTAAATCTAGAAGCGGTATCATAAGAAATTATGGTTTAAATCCTGCATTGGGTAAATATCACAGGACATTTTGCCTTGACTGCTGTAAGATTTCGAACACAAATCCTCCTATTCATAAGTGTGCGTATTGCAACAGTGAAAATGTAGTATTTGGTGTTTTAGATAGAATATATGAAATAAAAGATCAAAAAATGTCGCATCCTACTTTTAGACCGGAATATATCTATCAAATTCCATTAGAATTTATACCTGGTATTGGTTCTATAACAATGAAAAAGCTTTTTAACGAAGTTGGAAGTGAGATATATATTTTACATGAAGCACCTTTTGAGCAATTAAAAGAATGTATAGGTGAAAAATTGGCAAAGAATATTATAGATGCAAGATATGGAAATATAAAAGTAAAAGCAGGTGGTGGCGGCATTTATGGTAAAATAATTTGA
- a CDS encoding copper transporter has product MNVNIRYYVLTIAAIFMALGIGIFIGFMLDGQKVFSEQQDTIINQLEQKFKDIQTENSNLKDNVQSLNKQLDYMNQYNKIVFPELVKGRLNGVKVAIIETNNDFIYPGLRNALMKAGATISSITIFKDNLNNLDESDKTDLLNNLSKYGNVDSNHLVETLSQKLTDVIISGQDAELITYLKDKGYIDFTGTPGSTDFIVLAGGSNLKNNNLNIVDIPIIRQAKILNVPIVGVEQSDVKYSYMDAYRKQHLSTVDNIDTIIGQTSLIMVMQGKDGNYGIKPGDTSIMPDSFIEPTQQNQNSTNSNEVK; this is encoded by the coding sequence ATGAACGTTAATATTAGATACTATGTTTTAACGATAGCAGCAATTTTTATGGCATTAGGTATTGGTATATTTATAGGATTTATGCTTGACGGGCAAAAAGTTTTTTCAGAACAGCAGGATACAATTATAAATCAGTTGGAGCAAAAATTTAAAGACATTCAGACAGAAAATTCTAATTTAAAAGATAATGTTCAGAGCTTAAATAAACAGCTTGACTATATGAATCAGTACAATAAAATAGTATTTCCAGAACTTGTAAAAGGACGTTTAAATGGCGTAAAAGTAGCAATAATAGAAACGAATAATGATTTTATATATCCAGGTTTGCGAAATGCATTGATGAAAGCAGGTGCGACAATTAGTTCAATTACGATATTTAAAGATAATTTAAATAATTTAGATGAGTCTGATAAAACAGATCTGCTTAACAACCTATCTAAATATGGAAATGTTGACAGCAATCATCTTGTAGAAACTCTATCACAGAAATTAACAGATGTTATAATTTCGGGACAAGATGCCGAGCTAATAACATATCTGAAAGATAAAGGATATATTGATTTTACTGGAACACCTGGAAGTACGGATTTTATAGTTTTAGCAGGAGGTAGCAATCTTAAAAATAACAACTTAAATATAGTAGATATACCAATTATAAGGCAGGCTAAGATTTTAAATGTGCCAATTGTTGGAGTAGAGCAAAGTGATGTAAAATACTCTTATATGGACGCATATAGAAAACAGCATTTATCAACAGTTGACAATATAGATACAATCATAGGGCAAACTTCTTTAATAATGGTTATGCAAGGTAAGGATGGAAATTATGGCATAAAACCAGGCGATACATCTATTATGCCAGATTCATTTATAGAGCCAACACAGCAGAATCAAAATAGTACAAATTCAAATGAGGTGAAATGA
- a CDS encoding glycosyltransferase family 2 protein, translated as MSVSVLIPAFNESNRIVDTIRGMENIKEIDEIIVVNDGSTDDTADKAKKAGAKLVNIKNNSGKGKALKEGLKYVKNDVVAFIDADVGLTSREVIKLIEPVINGEADVTVARFPKVNVKSGFGFVKRLAKYGVKLLTGCDFDSTLSGQRVFKKEVLDKIKRFYSGYGIEVGMTIDILNMGYKIKEIDVDMTHSVTLRDLKGFIHRGRQFIDILKVLFIKAFFKDR; from the coding sequence ATGTCAGTTAGTGTTTTGATACCTGCCTTTAATGAAAGCAATAGAATTGTTGATACAATAAGAGGAATGGAAAATATAAAGGAAATTGATGAGATCATAGTAGTGAATGATGGTTCAACTGACGATACTGCTGATAAGGCTAAAAAAGCTGGAGCAAAACTAGTCAATATTAAAAATAATTCCGGAAAAGGAAAAGCATTAAAAGAAGGGTTAAAATACGTTAAAAATGATGTGGTAGCATTTATTGATGCAGATGTGGGCTTAACATCTAGGGAGGTAATAAAGCTTATTGAGCCTGTCATAAATGGCGAGGCGGATGTGACTGTTGCAAGGTTTCCAAAAGTCAATGTTAAATCAGGCTTCGGTTTTGTTAAAAGACTTGCAAAATATGGGGTAAAATTGTTAACAGGCTGTGATTTTGACTCAACACTATCTGGACAGAGGGTGTTTAAAAAGGAAGTACTTGATAAAATAAAGAGATTTTACAGCGGTTATGGAATAGAAGTTGGTATGACAATTGATATTCTAAATATGGGATATAAAATTAAAGAAATTGACGTTGATATGACTCATTCTGTTACCTTAAGAGACCTTAAGGGTTTTATTCATAGGGGCAGGCAGTTCATTGATATTTTAAAAGTGCTTTTCATAAAGGCTTTTTTTAAGGACAGGTGA
- the steA gene encoding putative cytokinetic ring protein SteA, giving the protein MQITGTVKIDKKTKNLAKRIGPGEIAVIDHVDIDEIGAESLIEKKILAVINANKSISGRYPNLGPSIIDKAGIPIIDEVGEDIFDLLKENDRITIIDNEIYKDGKLIKKGKLLTHDVINYKMEECKENLEVELDKFIENTLEYAKKEKSFILGNIEIPDVKTKFKDRQALVVVRGKDYKEDLYTIRQYITDVKPILIGVDGGADAILEFGLTPDIIVGDMDSVSDKALKQAKEIVVHAYPNGKSPGLERVKSLGLDAHIFKAPGTSEDIAMLLAYEKGADLIVAVGTHSSMIDFLEKGRKGMSSTFLVRLKIGSKLIDAKGVNKLYRENFRLSYVFSIIFAAMVPLSVIAYFSPPMQQLLKLLQLRIRLLIGF; this is encoded by the coding sequence ATGCAAATTACAGGCACAGTTAAAATAGATAAAAAAACGAAAAATCTTGCGAAGCGTATAGGACCTGGCGAAATTGCTGTCATAGATCATGTAGATATTGATGAAATTGGTGCAGAATCTCTAATTGAAAAGAAAATATTAGCAGTAATAAATGCAAATAAGTCAATAAGCGGTAGATATCCAAATTTAGGTCCATCGATTATAGATAAGGCTGGTATACCGATAATCGATGAAGTTGGTGAAGATATATTTGACTTATTAAAAGAAAATGATAGAATCACTATTATAGATAATGAGATATATAAGGATGGAAAATTAATAAAAAAAGGTAAATTATTGACACATGATGTTATTAATTATAAAATGGAGGAGTGCAAAGAAAATCTTGAAGTAGAGCTTGACAAATTTATTGAAAATACGCTTGAGTACGCCAAAAAAGAAAAATCTTTTATTTTAGGTAACATTGAAATACCCGATGTAAAAACAAAATTTAAAGATAGGCAAGCATTAGTTGTTGTTAGGGGCAAGGATTATAAAGAAGACTTATATACTATTAGACAGTATATAACTGATGTAAAACCGATTCTAATAGGTGTTGATGGTGGTGCTGATGCAATACTTGAATTTGGATTGACTCCTGATATTATCGTAGGGGATATGGACAGTGTTAGTGATAAAGCGTTAAAACAAGCAAAAGAAATAGTAGTTCATGCGTATCCTAATGGTAAATCTCCAGGATTAGAGAGAGTAAAGTCTTTAGGTCTTGATGCGCATATCTTTAAAGCTCCTGGAACTAGTGAAGATATTGCAATGCTTTTAGCATATGAAAAAGGAGCGGATCTGATAGTTGCAGTTGGTACACACTCAAGCATGATAGACTTTCTGGAAAAAGGACGAAAGGGAATGTCCAGCACATTTCTTGTTAGGCTTAAAATAGGTTCTAAGCTAATTGATGCCAAAGGCGTAAATAAGTTATACAGAGAGAATTTTAGATTGTCTTATGTTTTCAGCATAATTTTCGCAGCAATGGTTCCACTAAGTGTAATAGCTTATTTTTCACCGCCCATGCAGCAGCTTCTAAAGTTGTTGCAATTGAGGATAAGGCTTTTAATTGGATTTTAG
- the spo0A gene encoding sporulation transcription factor Spo0A — translation MLKKIKLGICDDNKEFVNIMVDYLSSKENIEIIGTANDGNQAINLIQNNELDLLILDIIMPYLDGIGVLEKLNELKVKKPKIIILSAVGQEKITQRAIGLGADYYILKPFDLELLSKRITEIMEYQTDVVSKAIMPVIGEKKSADLETLITQVIHDVGIPAHIKGYLYLRDAITLVISNIEYLNSVTKLLYPKIAEKYETTPSRVERAIRHAIEVAWSRGKVDVLNDLFGYTINDEKGKPTNSEFIALIADKLRLSLKVS, via the coding sequence TTGTTAAAAAAAATTAAGCTAGGAATTTGTGATGATAATAAGGAATTTGTCAATATCATGGTGGACTATTTATCGTCGAAAGAAAATATTGAGATAATAGGCACTGCAAATGACGGCAACCAAGCAATAAATTTAATACAGAATAATGAATTGGATTTATTAATCTTAGATATCATAATGCCGTATTTAGATGGTATTGGGGTATTAGAGAAACTAAACGAATTAAAAGTAAAAAAGCCCAAAATAATAATACTTTCGGCAGTGGGACAAGAAAAAATTACACAGAGGGCGATAGGCCTTGGAGCAGATTACTATATTCTAAAACCGTTTGATTTGGAATTGCTTTCAAAGAGAATAACAGAAATAATGGAATATCAAACAGATGTAGTTTCAAAAGCTATTATGCCAGTCATAGGAGAGAAAAAATCAGCTGATTTGGAGACTTTGATTACACAGGTTATACACGATGTAGGTATACCAGCACATATTAAAGGCTATTTATACTTAAGAGATGCGATTACATTGGTTATCAGTAATATTGAATATCTAAATTCGGTAACAAAATTATTGTACCCTAAGATAGCAGAAAAATATGAGACGACTCCCAGCAGGGTAGAACGAGCAATTAGACATGCAATTGAAGTTGCATGGAGCAGAGGTAAAGTTGATGTTTTAAATGACTTATTTGGTTATACAATAAATGATGAAAAAGGTAAGCCAACAAATTCTGAGTTTATAGCACTTATCGCTGATAAATTAAGATTAAGTTTAAAGGTGAGTTAA
- a CDS encoding NUDIX hydrolase, with translation MDLNEPTKNSNTIFSGRIINLRIDDVVLPNGKVAKREIVEHGGGVSILAINKDGKIIMVKQYRKPAEKVLLEIPAGKLNIGEKPDECAKRELMEETGYIAKELKHLFSFYPSPGFSTEVLHLYLANDLEKGTPHTDPDEFLNVYEYSVDEIKEMIENGLIEDAKTLIALLYYIK, from the coding sequence ATGGATTTAAATGAGCCAACTAAAAATTCGAATACAATATTTTCTGGTAGAATAATAAATCTAAGGATTGATGATGTTGTATTACCAAATGGAAAAGTTGCAAAAAGAGAGATAGTGGAACATGGAGGTGGCGTTTCTATATTAGCTATTAATAAAGATGGTAAAATAATAATGGTGAAGCAATATAGGAAGCCTGCCGAAAAAGTGTTGTTAGAGATACCAGCAGGGAAATTAAATATTGGAGAAAAACCTGATGAATGTGCAAAAAGAGAACTGATGGAAGAAACAGGCTATATAGCGAAGGAACTAAAACATCTTTTTTCGTTTTATCCATCTCCAGGTTTTTCTACTGAGGTTTTGCATTTATATTTGGCAAATGATTTGGAAAAAGGTACGCCTCATACAGATCCTGATGAATTTTTAAATGTTTATGAGTACAGCGTTGATGAAATAAAAGAAATGATTGAAAATGGTTTAATAGAAGATGCTAAAACACTTATAGCGCTGTTGTATTATATCAAATGA
- the spoIVB gene encoding SpoIVB peptidase: MNRNKFKYLIFIFLSALIIYVNYIPAIKGIYQTPTYFKFFEGEKVNFNFNLPLKVGFYTDKKGIVKIINNDNKNILNLGKPFSVETLNRGKVNINFKLFGILPIKNVSVDVIPTINVIPGGQSIGVRLNTKGALVVGYSDIIGTDDRIYSPYREGKIQIGDIILEVNNIKISCADDITNIINNQKGLPVTLKINRKGNIVYAKIHPVLAKEDEKYKLGLWVRDHTAGIGTLTFYSTDKRFYAALGHAITDVDTGDILSVNNGQIMKSRIISINKGKRSSPGELSGIFLEEVDNIGNIEKNTEYGIYGKVYKNINDMVGKQIPIGYQSQVKEGSAKILTTIDNTGVKEFDIQIVKKVEQKNPNQKGMIIKVVDKDLLNKTGGIVQGMSGSPIIQNGKLIGAVTHVFVNDPSKGYAVYAEWMINEMKNLQSDKNVFYN; this comes from the coding sequence TTGAATCGGAATAAATTTAAATATTTAATTTTTATTTTTTTATCAGCTTTAATTATATATGTTAATTATATACCAGCAATTAAAGGTATTTACCAAACTCCCACTTATTTTAAATTTTTTGAAGGAGAGAAAGTAAATTTTAATTTTAATCTACCTCTGAAAGTTGGCTTTTATACAGATAAAAAAGGTATTGTTAAGATTATTAATAACGATAATAAAAATATATTAAATCTGGGAAAACCATTTTCTGTTGAAACATTAAATCGTGGAAAGGTAAATATAAATTTTAAACTTTTTGGAATTTTGCCAATAAAAAATGTTTCTGTTGATGTTATACCAACAATAAATGTTATTCCTGGTGGACAATCAATTGGAGTTAGACTCAATACAAAAGGAGCACTTGTCGTTGGATACTCAGATATAATAGGCACAGATGACAGAATATATAGCCCATATAGAGAGGGTAAAATACAAATAGGTGATATTATTCTTGAGGTTAATAATATAAAGATTAGCTGTGCCGACGATATCACGAATATTATAAATAATCAAAAAGGTTTGCCTGTTACTTTAAAAATAAATAGAAAAGGTAATATTGTATATGCTAAAATACACCCTGTGTTGGCTAAGGAAGATGAAAAATACAAGTTAGGATTGTGGGTGAGAGATCACACTGCTGGAATTGGAACATTAACATTTTATTCTACAGATAAAAGATTTTATGCAGCTTTAGGGCATGCAATAACGGATGTTGATACAGGAGATATATTATCAGTAAATAATGGTCAAATAATGAAATCAAGAATAATATCTATTAATAAAGGGAAAAGAAGCAGTCCTGGAGAGTTGAGTGGAATTTTTTTAGAAGAAGTTGATAATATAGGAAATATTGAAAAGAATACTGAATATGGAATATACGGCAAAGTATATAAAAATATAAATGACATGGTTGGAAAACAGATTCCGATAGGTTATCAATCCCAAGTTAAAGAAGGATCTGCAAAAATTTTAACAACAATTGATAATACAGGAGTTAAAGAATTTGATATACAAATTGTAAAAAAAGTAGAGCAGAAAAATCCAAATCAAAAAGGAATGATAATTAAAGTTGTAGATAAAGATTTGCTAAATAAAACAGGAGGAATAGTGCAGGGGATGAGTGGAAGCCCAATAATACAAAATGGAAAGCTTATTGGAGCGGTAACGCATGTATTTGTAAATGATCCTTCGAAAGGTTATGCTGTTTATGCAGAATGGATGATAAATGAAATGAAAAATTTACAAAGTGACAAGAATGTATTTTATAATTAG